The genome window TACATTAAAACTGTATTTTTTATCATTAATAAAATTGGTAACTTTCTCAGTAGTTTCATTTTCCTTCCCTTTTTCCCATGTATTCACAAATAAAAATTCTACGTTCTTGTCTTTGTATTTGGTCACTAATTCCTGCATTGCAGGGAATGAAGCCTTACAGGGACCACACCAAGTCGCCCAAAAATCCAGAACTACTACTTTTCCTTTTAAATCGGACAGATTAATTACTTTTCCTTCCAGATTTTTCAAACTGAAATTGATAGCGTCAGTACTGCCGTATTTCTTAACAATAGCAGCTTTTGCACTTGCATTTGCAGCTTCAATGGATTTTGCTTTAATAACTTTAAAAGAATCCAAAGACAGATTTAATTTTCCATATATAGCTTCCAATTGAGCAAGAAGCACTCTTGAATTTGTTCCTTTTGAAAGCTCGTCCTCAATATATTTTTTAGTAACTTCTAAGCCTTTTACTTTTTCCATGTAAACTGCATAACGCTCTTTTCCATCTGGACCAAAATCCCCCATTTGATAAATCTTATCCTGATATTGAAAAGCTTCTTCAAACCTATTTAACTTATATAATATTAGGGCATAAGTATCTGCGTACATATCGTGAGTTCCCTGCAGATCTTCAGGAAAAGGAGCTTTTTTTTGAAGATCTGCTATTATGTCCAGTGACCTTTTTGATGCTTTTTCGGCTGATTCAATATCTTTAGCAGGAGTTACAAAATCTTGTCCGGATAATCCCCATGCATAATTATTATAAAGTCCCGCCGCCTTATTTTTATTGGATAATAATTTTTCATACTGATCCAGTTTTTCAAAATCTTTATTGTCTAAATATATTTTCATTAAACTGGTATAAAAATAATCTTTATACATTACAGGAATATTACTAAATGTACTTGTATAAAGATTCAAGCGTTCCAAAATATAAGTTTCTGTTTTATCCGGATGGTTCGCAAAATCAAAAAAGAAATTGCTGGATTCAAAACTGCCTTTTGGATATTTTGCTTTTATTTTATCTTCCAGCAGTTTGTTTTCGTCAGTCATTTTAAGACGCGAATAAAGTCGCGCAGCAACCAGCAAATAGTCTTCAGAATTCTTTTTTTCGCATTTTTTGGCAAATGCCAGCATTTCATTTTTCGTTTGTTCTTTATTAGAAGCCTCTTTTATGTATAAATAATTCTCATAACTTTTACCCTCTTTCATCTTGGGATACTTTACAAACATTTTATTGTACTCTGACAATATGCCTGCAGGACTGGATTCGAGTTTCAAATTCAGTTTTGATGCCAATGAATTACTTGCATAGTTTAAAATCTCAATTTTTGCTGCCCAGCATTTTCCCATATCGGCTTGAGACGAATTTAAAAACACATCATATCCAGTATTTTTATTGTTTTCAACTACTTTTTTCCCATCAACGATTGCTGCTACAAAATATTTAATTGAGTCTGGAACCTGAAGAGCAAATTCGTAACCAACAGCTTTTTTAATTAACAAAGCACCGTCGCCTGTAAAATCAAAATTGTCATTATAAATAACTCTAACTTTGGCTCCATCTGGAATTTCTGTTCCTTTGGGCGGTTCGTAAACATAAGTGTTTTCTTTTCCAATTATTAGTTTTGAATTTTTCAAATACAGTTTCCCGATTTGCGAAAATCCCATATTAAAACACACCAAAAAAAGCAACATTACTGTTTTTTTCATCTTATAAATATTTAGCGTTAGTGCCAGCAGGCCATAAAATCTAACTGACTGATTATATAGAAACTATAAAGTAAATATAATTGATTTTTACTACAGAAAAATCCTCTATTATAAAAATAACTTTTATTTAAGATTTAAACAGGCAAGTCCGTTAAATAAAGCAGATGGGATTATTTTTTGCGTTTGAAAAATAATGTTGAAAATGCTTAAAATCATTCAAAAAGGGATTTGACTTTTGGAGATTCTTCCCCTTTTTCGGTCAAGTATAAAGCGGCGCCGTCTGCATTTATAAAGTTTAAAATTACAGTCAAAACGATTCCGTCTTTTTTATCATACATAATAGTAAAAATGCCGACTTCAGATTTATCAACTGAATTGTGAGTATTCTTTTTAAAATCAGTTTTATATTCTACAAAATAAAAATTATTGTTTTCATCGTAAAATTCTTTTCTAAACTCAATATAATACTTGTTTTCTATATTGTCCTTAGTGTTTTTTTTATTCAGAGTTCCTTCTTTTAAATCAAAAACAAATTCGTTATTCTCCAGCGAAAACTCTTGTGGCGGAATGCTTTTATACATTGTCTGCACAATAATTTTCTGCGAATACAATTGATTGAACAATAAAAATGTGAATATATAAAATGTAAATTTCATTTATTTTATTAAAAATGTATTAAGGGTTTTGGAAATTATAATATCCCGCCTGCTCTAGTGGTTTGGGACGAAATTAGACCCTTTATTCGGATTTGCCAAATCTCCTAAATACAAAACCAACTTTCTATTAAGCAGATTTTACAAATCCGTTGTGGGAGCTGTTGGTGGCTGTAGCTCGTTTTTCGTTATCTCATCCATCCTTCTATTTTATAATTCTTTGAATATAGTTTTCGTTCTTTCGCACCATTGTCAGGCTTAAACCAAACTTCAAATCTTCCGGCATAAGGGTCGCCCCAGTCGCCTTCATAAATTGTAAAATGAGAACTTGTACCAA of Flavobacterium marginilacus contains these proteins:
- a CDS encoding TlpA disulfide reductase family protein, which translates into the protein MKKTVMLLFLVCFNMGFSQIGKLYLKNSKLIIGKENTYVYEPPKGTEIPDGAKVRVIYNDNFDFTGDGALLIKKAVGYEFALQVPDSIKYFVAAIVDGKKVVENNKNTGYDVFLNSSQADMGKCWAAKIEILNYASNSLASKLNLKLESSPAGILSEYNKMFVKYPKMKEGKSYENYLYIKEASNKEQTKNEMLAFAKKCEKKNSEDYLLVAARLYSRLKMTDENKLLEDKIKAKYPKGSFESSNFFFDFANHPDKTETYILERLNLYTSTFSNIPVMYKDYFYTSLMKIYLDNKDFEKLDQYEKLLSNKNKAAGLYNNYAWGLSGQDFVTPAKDIESAEKASKRSLDIIADLQKKAPFPEDLQGTHDMYADTYALILYKLNRFEEAFQYQDKIYQMGDFGPDGKERYAVYMEKVKGLEVTKKYIEDELSKGTNSRVLLAQLEAIYGKLNLSLDSFKVIKAKSIEAANASAKAAIVKKYGSTDAINFSLKNLEGKVINLSDLKGKVVVLDFWATWCGPCKASFPAMQELVTKYKDKNVEFLFVNTWEKGKENETTEKVTNFINDKKYSFNVVFDYDDAITAKYKIEGIPTKILIDKNGSVVTFGSSEEDLIHLIDEQLSM